A part of Microbacterium terregens genomic DNA contains:
- a CDS encoding alpha/beta hydrolase → MPQTTIVLVHGAFADASGWGGVITTLEKDGYPVLAVANPLRGLASDAAYVRSIVDSIDGDVVLVGHSYGGGVITIAAVGAGNVNALVYTAAFAPAEGETLGEFNDPAQYPGAGLSPDSLVLRPFPGGVDATLDPAQFPEIFAADLPEREADIMAATQRPANVAVLQEASGEPAWKTIPSWYQVSNDDKALSPVAQRFMAQRMGAQTTAINASHAGYVSHPAETAKLIETAARATG, encoded by the coding sequence GTGCCTCAGACCACTATCGTGCTCGTGCACGGCGCCTTCGCCGACGCAAGTGGCTGGGGCGGGGTGATCACCACGCTCGAGAAGGACGGCTACCCGGTTCTCGCCGTCGCCAATCCGCTCCGCGGCTTGGCGTCCGACGCGGCCTACGTCCGCAGCATCGTCGACTCGATCGACGGCGACGTGGTCCTCGTCGGCCACTCATACGGCGGCGGGGTCATCACGATCGCCGCCGTCGGTGCAGGCAACGTCAACGCCCTGGTCTACACGGCGGCTTTTGCGCCAGCCGAGGGTGAGACCCTCGGCGAATTCAACGATCCGGCGCAGTACCCCGGGGCCGGTTTGTCGCCCGACTCCCTGGTCCTTCGCCCCTTCCCCGGCGGCGTCGACGCGACTCTCGATCCCGCGCAGTTCCCCGAGATCTTCGCCGCGGACCTGCCCGAGCGAGAGGCAGACATCATGGCAGCGACCCAGCGTCCGGCCAACGTGGCGGTCCTCCAGGAGGCGTCGGGCGAGCCGGCGTGGAAGACGATCCCCAGCTGGTACCAAGTCTCCAACGATGACAAAGCCCTCTCCCCGGTGGCACAGCGCTTCATGGCCCAGAGGATGGGTGCGCAGACCACCGCGATCAACGCGTCGCACGCCGGGTACGTCTCGCACCCGGCCGAGACCGCGAAGCTGATCGAGACGGCCGCCCGCGCGACCGGCTGA
- a CDS encoding class I SAM-dependent methyltransferase — MGELPEHVAVNRAYWDAMAHEWVEGGARAWTQAEPTWGVWGVPEGELHLLPGDMTGMRAIELGCGTGYVSGWMARRGASVTGIDNSAEQLRTARRLSEQHGVALELIHGNAEAVPCADNSFDFAISEYGAAIWADPYEWIPEAHRLLRPGGILVFLGNHALVSVCSPLDGSYPIARRLERPYFGSHRLDWRDAVDDPGGIEFTLTFSEWIKLFRATGFEILDLTEIQAPADAVGSRSGISADWARDFPSEHVWTLRRRDRSSPG, encoded by the coding sequence ATGGGCGAACTCCCAGAGCATGTTGCCGTCAATCGCGCGTACTGGGACGCCATGGCCCATGAGTGGGTCGAGGGCGGTGCGCGCGCCTGGACACAGGCCGAGCCCACCTGGGGTGTGTGGGGGGTCCCTGAAGGCGAACTCCACCTGCTTCCGGGCGACATGACCGGCATGCGGGCCATCGAACTGGGATGCGGAACGGGCTACGTGTCGGGGTGGATGGCACGAAGGGGGGCTTCGGTCACAGGGATCGACAACTCAGCCGAGCAACTCCGTACCGCCCGCAGGCTTTCTGAGCAGCATGGTGTGGCCCTCGAACTGATCCACGGCAACGCGGAGGCAGTCCCCTGCGCCGACAACTCCTTCGACTTCGCGATCAGCGAGTACGGAGCGGCCATCTGGGCGGACCCTTACGAGTGGATACCCGAAGCCCACCGTCTGCTGCGGCCGGGCGGGATCCTGGTGTTCCTCGGCAATCACGCACTGGTGAGCGTCTGCTCGCCGCTGGACGGGTCATACCCGATCGCACGCCGACTCGAGCGGCCATACTTCGGCAGCCATCGCCTGGACTGGCGGGACGCCGTCGATGACCCGGGCGGCATCGAATTCACCCTGACGTTCTCGGAGTGGATCAAGCTCTTCCGTGCGACCGGATTCGAGATCCTCGATCTGACCGAGATCCAGGCTCCGGCTGACGCTGTCGGATCGCGATCCGGCATCTCCGCAGACTGGGCGCGGGACTTCCCCAGCGAGCACGTCTGGACGCTTCGCCGGCGGGATCGATCCTCGCCGGGTTAG
- a CDS encoding PLDc N-terminal domain-containing protein, with product MGFGDFFWFLLWICYFTAYVFVVFLVIGDLFRDHRLNGWVKALWIIFLIFVPFLTALVYMIARGKGMAERSAAGNRSVPEADDYRPASSRTPAADIAQAKALLDAGTISAGEFDALKSKALGNQYFGA from the coding sequence ATGGGCTTCGGGGACTTCTTCTGGTTCCTGCTGTGGATCTGCTACTTCACGGCGTACGTCTTCGTCGTCTTCCTGGTGATCGGCGACCTGTTCCGGGACCACCGACTCAACGGGTGGGTCAAGGCTCTGTGGATCATCTTCCTGATCTTCGTGCCCTTCCTCACCGCCCTCGTGTACATGATCGCGCGCGGCAAGGGCATGGCCGAGCGCAGCGCGGCCGGGAACCGTTCCGTCCCGGAGGCGGATGACTACCGTCCGGCGTCGTCGCGTACGCCCGCTGCCGACATCGCCCAGGCCAAGGCCCTGCTGGATGCCGGAACCATCAGTGCGGGCGAATTCGACGCCCTGAAGAGCAAGGCACTGGGAAACCAGTACTTCGGCGCCTAA
- the pyk gene encoding pyruvate kinase — translation MRRAKIVATLGPATSTYEQVRAIIDAGVDVARLNLSHGDYTVHEANFANVRKAADDAGRAVAILVDLQGPKIRLGKFADGPHDLAVGDIFKITTEDIPGTKELVSTTYKGLPADVNPGDFLLIDDGKVKVKVIDSNDTVVTTEVIVAGPVSNNKGINLPGVAVNVPALSEKDEDDLRWGLRIGADLIALSFVRSAKDVQRVHVIMAEEGRRIPVIAKIEKPQAVDHLEEIIDAFDGIMVARGDLGVELPLEAVPIVQKRAVELCRRMAKPVIVATQMLESMIENPVPTRAETSDVANAVLDGADAVMLSGETSVGKYPVVVVETMARIIASTEDHGLERILPLTNKPRTQGGAITLAAMEVAEFVEAKYLCVFTESGDTARRMSRLRPRIPMIGFTPDPAIRRRMALTWGVQSALVEHVAHTDRMFIQVDDYFLANDLAQVGDRVVVISGSPPGIIGSTNDIRIHKIGDAVHGKAPIYQSRE, via the coding sequence ATGAGACGTGCCAAGATCGTCGCCACCTTGGGACCTGCGACCTCCACGTACGAGCAGGTGCGAGCGATCATAGATGCGGGCGTCGACGTCGCACGCTTGAATCTCAGCCACGGTGATTACACCGTGCACGAGGCGAACTTCGCCAACGTGCGCAAGGCGGCCGATGATGCAGGTCGGGCCGTCGCCATCCTGGTCGACCTGCAGGGCCCCAAGATCCGACTCGGCAAGTTCGCCGACGGGCCGCACGATCTCGCGGTCGGTGACATCTTCAAGATCACGACCGAAGACATTCCGGGCACCAAGGAGCTCGTCTCCACGACCTACAAGGGTCTGCCGGCCGATGTCAATCCGGGTGATTTCCTGCTGATCGACGACGGCAAGGTCAAGGTCAAGGTCATCGACTCGAATGACACCGTCGTGACGACCGAGGTCATCGTGGCCGGTCCGGTCTCCAACAACAAGGGCATCAACCTGCCCGGCGTCGCGGTCAACGTCCCGGCTCTGTCGGAGAAGGACGAGGACGACCTTCGCTGGGGTCTGCGCATCGGCGCCGACCTGATCGCCCTGTCGTTCGTGCGCAGCGCGAAGGACGTCCAGCGCGTGCACGTGATCATGGCCGAGGAAGGGCGCCGCATCCCCGTCATCGCGAAGATCGAGAAGCCGCAGGCGGTCGATCACCTCGAAGAGATCATCGACGCGTTCGACGGCATCATGGTGGCGCGCGGTGACCTGGGCGTGGAGCTTCCCCTGGAGGCGGTGCCGATCGTGCAGAAGCGCGCCGTGGAACTGTGCCGACGCATGGCCAAGCCCGTCATCGTCGCGACGCAGATGCTCGAGTCGATGATCGAGAATCCGGTGCCCACGCGTGCCGAGACGAGCGACGTCGCCAATGCCGTCCTGGACGGCGCGGACGCCGTGATGCTCTCGGGAGAGACCAGCGTCGGCAAGTACCCGGTCGTCGTGGTCGAGACGATGGCCCGCATCATCGCCTCGACCGAGGACCACGGCCTGGAGCGGATCCTGCCACTGACGAACAAGCCGCGCACCCAGGGTGGCGCGATCACGCTGGCAGCGATGGAAGTCGCCGAGTTCGTGGAGGCCAAGTACCTCTGCGTCTTCACCGAATCGGGCGACACCGCCCGGCGCATGTCACGCCTCCGCCCCCGCATCCCGATGATCGGCTTCACACCCGACCCGGCGATCCGTCGGCGCATGGCCCTGACCTGGGGCGTACAGTCCGCTCTCGTCGAGCACGTCGCTCACACCGACCGCATGTTCATCCAGGTGGATGACTACTTCCTCGCCAACGACCTCGCGCAGGTGGGCGACCGTGTCGTGGTCATCTCGGGGTCCCCTCCCGGAATCATCGGGTCGACCAACGACATCCGCATTCACAAGATCGGCGACGCCGTCCACGGAAAGGCTCCGATCTACCAGTCGCGGGAGTGA